The following are encoded together in the Parabacteroides chongii genome:
- a CDS encoding tetratricopeptide repeat protein, translating into MTLQEINKAYNRIIGSLDSKELKNAFDSIQALISGSRELSFQDKLNELQDTYKYMLRYRIEGAKDPMQEQIYNKIQTSSYELADRIRHKALAVESPLAFYSRRRSLKVQPNLTFENLHLQLSKHYATGNNAEYDAILMVLFNKIWVSDPFTVEEAFVIKNILFDNELPFTTGCQIVSSLMLGLQAAFDLEKLMLLFDAAGHENEEIKVRALISILLTLYVYRKRTALYPQIINRLDALSETPGFTKAIRTITLRFILARETEKITRKLQNEIIPEMMKLSPKISNKINLKDITPEQLGEEMNPEWENIFADSSLGKKMEEFSELQQEGADVMHSTFVHLKSFPFFRELSNWLLPFTTEHSSFGDRFNQNNGEKQMLDSMTLAAFMCNSDKYSLYFSMMQLPEEAKKMMMNQFDSQASEMIQQNKEELISKRGKLETITGQYIQDLYRFFKIYPGHLDFNDIFTMPLDFHNLSILRPYISDEESLSSIAEYYLRKNYFSDALTIFNQLAETNQESDILFQKIGYCKQMNNDLQGALEAYLRADLLNPGSKWVIRRIAGCYRSLKEPEEALKYYRRYEKLNPDNLSITISIGHCYLELRNYSEALKCFYKVDYLDSNNKAWRPIAWCSFLTGKYDQARNYYKKILANQPNTQDLLNAGHTEWALQNIKGAIEFYRQAVEKENRDFYKFQEEFNQDIPDLIVAGIEDTEISLMMDQLRYVLSDSL; encoded by the coding sequence ATGACACTACAAGAAATAAATAAAGCATACAACCGTATAATCGGTTCATTAGATAGCAAGGAATTAAAGAATGCTTTTGATTCCATTCAGGCTCTCATATCCGGAAGTCGCGAATTATCGTTCCAGGATAAACTGAATGAATTGCAGGATACCTATAAATATATGTTACGTTATCGTATCGAAGGTGCTAAAGATCCGATGCAGGAGCAAATATATAACAAGATACAAACATCTTCGTACGAACTGGCCGACCGAATCAGGCACAAAGCACTGGCCGTCGAATCTCCTCTAGCCTTTTACAGCCGGCGCAGAAGTCTGAAGGTTCAACCGAATTTGACGTTCGAGAACTTGCATCTCCAGCTCAGCAAACATTATGCTACAGGCAACAATGCTGAATACGATGCCATACTGATGGTCCTGTTCAACAAAATATGGGTATCCGATCCTTTTACGGTCGAAGAAGCTTTTGTAATAAAGAATATCCTTTTCGATAACGAACTTCCGTTCACAACCGGTTGCCAGATCGTTTCATCATTGATGCTCGGACTTCAGGCGGCTTTCGATCTAGAAAAGCTCATGTTGCTGTTCGACGCTGCCGGTCATGAAAATGAAGAAATTAAAGTACGTGCATTAATTTCAATCCTGCTGACATTATATGTCTACAGAAAAAGGACGGCACTCTATCCGCAAATAATCAACAGACTGGATGCCCTTTCAGAGACTCCGGGCTTCACAAAAGCCATACGAACGATCACTTTGCGTTTCATCCTGGCCCGTGAAACAGAGAAGATCACTCGGAAACTACAGAACGAGATCATTCCTGAGATGATGAAGTTAAGCCCGAAGATCAGTAATAAAATAAATCTGAAAGATATTACACCTGAACAGTTGGGAGAAGAAATGAATCCTGAATGGGAAAATATATTCGCCGACAGTTCACTGGGAAAGAAGATGGAAGAATTCAGCGAACTGCAGCAAGAAGGTGCCGATGTGATGCACTCCACATTCGTTCATTTGAAAAGCTTCCCATTTTTCCGCGAATTAAGTAACTGGCTATTGCCTTTCACCACCGAACATTCATCGTTTGGTGACCGTTTCAATCAAAATAATGGGGAAAAACAGATGTTGGATTCCATGACTCTTGCTGCATTCATGTGTAATTCCGACAAATATTCATTGTATTTCAGCATGATGCAACTGCCTGAAGAAGCTAAGAAAATGATGATGAATCAATTTGACAGCCAGGCTTCTGAAATGATCCAGCAGAATAAGGAAGAACTGATCAGCAAACGGGGAAAACTGGAAACTATTACTGGACAGTATATACAGGACTTATACCGTTTCTTCAAAATATATCCGGGCCATTTGGACTTCAACGACATTTTCACAATGCCTTTGGACTTCCACAATTTAAGTATCTTGCGTCCGTATATTTCCGATGAAGAAAGTTTAAGCAGTATTGCTGAATACTATCTGCGTAAAAATTATTTCAGCGATGCTTTGACTATATTCAACCAGCTTGCTGAAACAAATCAGGAGAGTGATATTCTTTTCCAGAAGATAGGCTACTGCAAGCAGATGAATAATGACTTACAAGGGGCTTTGGAAGCCTACCTGCGAGCCGATCTTCTAAATCCAGGAAGCAAATGGGTTATCCGACGGATAGCCGGTTGTTATCGTTCTCTAAAAGAACCGGAAGAAGCATTAAAATATTATCGCAGATACGAAAAACTGAACCCCGACAATTTGTCAATTACGATTAGTATAGGACATTGTTATCTGGAACTCAGAAACTACAGTGAAGCATTAAAATGTTTTTATAAAGTCGACTATCTGGATAGTAACAATAAAGCATGGCGCCCTATCGCATGGTGCTCATTCCTGACCGGTAAATATGACCAGGCACGCAACTACTATAAAAAGATACTGGCCAACCAACCCAATACACAAGACCTGTTAAACGCAGGCCATACGGAATGGGCATTGCAAAACATAAAGGGAGCCATAGAGTTCTATAGGCAAGCTGTAGAAAAAGAAAACAGAGACTTCTATAAATTCCAGGAAGAGTTTAATCAAGATATTCCGGATTTGATTGTAGCCGGCATAGAAGATACTGAAATATCTTTGATGATGGATCAATTAAGATATGTATTAAGCGACTCTTTATAA
- the lepA gene encoding translation elongation factor 4, whose protein sequence is MKNIRNFCIIAHIDHGKSTLADRLLEYTKTVEGKDLQAQVLDDMDLERERGITIKSHAIQMKYTYKGEEYILNLIDTPGHVDFSYEVSRSIAACEGALLIIDAAQGIQAQTISNLYMAIENDLEIIPVMNKIDLPSAMPDEVEDQIVELLGCPREDIIRASGKTGEGVYEILDAIIEKVPAPKGDPEGPLQCLIFDSVFNSFRGIIAYFKVVNGVIRKGDHVKFIATGKEYDADEVGVLKLEMSPRSEIRTGDVGYIISGIKTSREVRVGDTITHVARPAKEAIAGFEEVKPMVFAGVYPIDSEDFENLRASLEKLQLNDASLTFQPESSAALGFGFRCGFLGLLHMEIVQERLDREFNMDVITTVPNVSYKVYDKKGNCLEVHNPSGLPEPTLIDHIDEPYIRASVITNTTFIGPIMTLCLGKRGILLKQEYISGDRVEIHYDMPLGEIVIDFYDKLKSISKGYASFDYHIHDFRPSKLVKLDILLNGEPVDALSTLTHVDNSVTFGRRMCEKLKELIPRQQFDIAIQAAIGAKIIARETIKAVRKDVTAKCYGGDISRKRKLLEKQKEGKKRMKQIGTVEVPQKAFLAVLKLD, encoded by the coding sequence ATGAAGAATATCCGCAATTTCTGTATTATTGCTCATATTGACCATGGTAAGAGTACTTTGGCAGACCGGTTGCTTGAATATACCAAGACTGTCGAAGGGAAAGACTTACAAGCGCAGGTCCTCGACGACATGGATCTGGAGCGTGAACGAGGCATTACGATCAAGAGTCATGCCATTCAGATGAAATATACTTATAAAGGTGAAGAATATATCCTGAATTTGATTGATACTCCGGGACATGTGGACTTTTCGTATGAGGTTTCCCGTTCTATTGCAGCCTGTGAAGGAGCTTTGCTTATTATCGATGCTGCCCAGGGAATCCAGGCACAGACTATATCCAACCTGTATATGGCGATCGAAAATGACCTGGAGATTATTCCGGTAATGAATAAGATCGACCTTCCCAGTGCGATGCCGGATGAAGTGGAAGACCAGATCGTCGAACTGTTGGGCTGTCCCCGTGAAGATATTATCCGGGCAAGCGGAAAAACCGGCGAAGGGGTTTATGAGATACTGGATGCGATCATAGAAAAGGTTCCGGCTCCTAAGGGTGATCCGGAAGGACCGCTTCAATGTCTTATCTTTGATTCTGTCTTTAACTCATTCCGCGGTATTATAGCCTATTTTAAAGTCGTGAACGGTGTGATCCGTAAAGGTGATCATGTGAAATTCATCGCGACAGGAAAAGAATATGATGCAGATGAAGTCGGCGTATTGAAACTGGAAATGTCTCCGCGTAGTGAGATCCGGACCGGTGATGTGGGATATATTATTTCCGGTATTAAGACTTCCCGTGAAGTACGGGTAGGGGATACCATCACGCATGTAGCGCGTCCGGCTAAAGAGGCCATTGCTGGTTTTGAGGAAGTGAAGCCAATGGTTTTTGCAGGCGTTTATCCGATTGACAGCGAGGATTTTGAGAATCTGCGTGCTTCGTTGGAAAAGTTGCAATTGAACGACGCGTCTCTGACATTCCAGCCGGAAAGTTCGGCAGCTTTGGGATTTGGTTTCCGTTGTGGCTTCCTCGGATTGTTGCATATGGAGATCGTTCAGGAACGTCTGGATCGCGAGTTCAATATGGATGTGATTACAACAGTGCCTAACGTTTCGTATAAAGTATATGATAAAAAGGGAAATTGCCTGGAAGTTCATAATCCGAGCGGTTTGCCAGAACCGACTCTGATCGATCATATTGACGAACCGTACATCCGCGCATCTGTCATAACCAATACGACTTTTATCGGTCCGATCATGACACTTTGTCTGGGTAAACGTGGTATTTTGCTGAAACAGGAATATATTTCAGGTGATCGTGTAGAGATCCATTACGATATGCCTTTGGGTGAAATTGTGATTGACTTTTACGATAAGCTGAAAAGTATCTCCAAAGGATATGCATCTTTCGACTACCATATTCATGATTTCCGTCCGAGTAAACTGGTAAAACTGGATATTCTATTGAACGGTGAACCGGTAGATGCTTTGTCTACTTTGACGCATGTGGATAACAGTGTAACATTCGGGCGTCGTATGTGCGAGAAACTGAAAGAACTGATACCTCGCCAGCAGTTCGATATTGCTATTCAGGCTGCGATCGGTGCGAAGATCATCGCCCGTGAAACTATTAAGGCGGTTCGTAAAGATGTAACTGCCAAATGTTACGGTGGTGATATTTCGCGTAAACGTAAACTGTTGGAAAAACAGAAGGAAGGTAAGAAGCGAATGAAACAGATCGGAACAGTGGAAGTTCCGCAGAAGGCATTCTTGGCTGTATTAAAGTTAGATTAA
- a CDS encoding sigma-70 family RNA polymerase sigma factor → MRQLKITKSITNRESASLDKYLQEIGREDLITVEEEVELAQAIKRGDRRALEKLTRANLRFVVSVAKQYQNQGLSLPDLINEGNLGLIKAAEKFDETRGFKFISYAVWWIRQSILQALAEQSRIVRLPLNQVGSLNKISKAFSKFEQENERRPSPEELADELDIPVDKISDTLKVSGRHISVDAPFVEGEDNSLLDVLVNDDAPIADRSLMNESLAKEIDRALATLTERECEIIKMFFGIGCQEMTLEEIGDKFGLTRERVRQIKEKAIRRLRQGTRSKLLKSYLG, encoded by the coding sequence ATGAGACAGTTAAAGATCACAAAGTCCATTACCAATCGCGAAAGCGCTTCGCTTGATAAGTATCTTCAGGAAATAGGCCGCGAAGATCTTATTACAGTGGAAGAGGAAGTTGAATTGGCACAGGCAATTAAAAGAGGCGACCGGAGAGCATTGGAAAAATTAACCAGAGCTAACCTGCGTTTCGTCGTTTCTGTAGCTAAGCAATATCAAAACCAGGGGTTAAGTTTACCTGACCTTATTAACGAGGGTAACCTGGGATTGATTAAAGCGGCTGAGAAGTTTGATGAAACCAGAGGGTTTAAGTTTATTTCTTATGCAGTATGGTGGATTCGTCAGTCTATTTTGCAGGCTTTGGCAGAACAGTCTAGAATTGTTCGTCTTCCGTTGAATCAGGTAGGTTCGTTGAATAAAATCAGCAAAGCCTTCTCTAAATTCGAACAGGAAAATGAGCGTAGACCTTCTCCCGAAGAATTGGCAGACGAACTGGATATTCCTGTAGATAAGATTTCAGATACTCTAAAGGTATCCGGAAGACATATCTCAGTGGATGCACCGTTCGTAGAGGGCGAAGACAATAGTCTTTTAGATGTGCTTGTGAACGACGACGCTCCTATCGCTGACCGATCGTTGATGAACGAGTCATTGGCAAAAGAAATTGACCGAGCACTTGCTACACTGACCGAAAGAGAATGCGAAATAATCAAAATGTTTTTCGGTATTGGCTGTCAGGAAATGACATTGGAAGAGATTGGCGACAAATTTGGCCTCACTAGAGAGCGTGTCCGCCAGATCAAGGAAAAAGCAATCAGAAGATTAAGACAAGGAACACGTAGCAAGCTCCTCAAATCGTATTTAGGTTGA
- a CDS encoding CvfB family protein, which produces MLEIGKYNTLKIVKDLDFGVYLDGGNGKEILLPARYVPKNVKPGDEVEVFIYHDNEGRLIATTAHPLATVGEFKFMEVKSVNNTGAFLEWGLMKDLLVPFKEQKMPMREGKWYLVYVHIDHITGRIVASARIDKYLDNVMPDYTPNQEVNLLVADETDIGYKVIINNLHWGLLYYNEVFRRLEKGEELKGYIKEVREDEKIDVSLTPLGYQKIDGLAGVILESLKSQGGFIAVHDKSDPEVIQSLFQCSKKSFKQAIGALYKQHLITLEDGGISLAKNQDQTAE; this is translated from the coding sequence AAGATAGTAAAAGACCTGGATTTTGGAGTTTATCTGGATGGCGGCAATGGGAAAGAGATATTGCTGCCGGCTCGTTACGTTCCCAAAAACGTGAAACCGGGAGATGAAGTGGAAGTTTTTATCTATCATGATAATGAAGGCAGACTTATTGCTACTACAGCCCATCCTTTGGCTACCGTTGGCGAGTTTAAGTTTATGGAAGTCAAATCGGTAAATAATACGGGAGCATTTTTGGAATGGGGTTTAATGAAAGACCTGCTTGTCCCTTTCAAAGAACAAAAAATGCCGATGCGCGAAGGAAAATGGTATCTGGTTTATGTTCATATCGACCATATTACAGGACGTATCGTCGCTTCCGCACGTATTGACAAGTACCTGGACAATGTCATGCCTGACTATACTCCCAACCAGGAAGTCAATTTGCTGGTTGCCGATGAAACAGATATCGGCTACAAAGTCATTATAAATAATCTGCATTGGGGATTATTGTACTACAACGAAGTCTTCCGCCGTCTGGAAAAAGGAGAAGAACTGAAAGGCTATATCAAAGAAGTCAGGGAAGATGAAAAGATAGATGTCAGCCTGACACCATTGGGATATCAAAAAATAGATGGACTGGCAGGAGTGATCCTCGAATCTTTGAAAAGCCAAGGAGGATTTATCGCCGTACACGACAAAAGTGATCCGGAAGTCATTCAGTCACTTTTTCAATGCAGTAAGAAAAGCTTTAAGCAAGCTATCGGTGCGCTGTACAAACAGCATCTTATTACATTGGAAGATGGTGGCATTAGTTTAGCTAAAAATCAAGACCAAACAGCTGAATAG